One stretch of Serinicoccus hydrothermalis DNA includes these proteins:
- the sodN gene encoding superoxide dismutase, Ni: MFTRFFAPTIEVSAHCDLPCGVYDPAQARIEAESVKKICEKVADNDDADFRMRAMIIKEQRSELVKHHLWVLWTDYFKPPHFEQFPELHVLVNEATKLAGASGTKGSFDVATADELLGKIDRIAEIFAETKKG; this comes from the coding sequence ATGTTCACCAGGTTCTTCGCCCCCACGATCGAGGTCAGCGCGCACTGCGACCTGCCCTGCGGCGTCTACGACCCCGCCCAGGCCCGGATCGAGGCCGAGTCGGTCAAGAAGATCTGCGAGAAGGTCGCGGACAACGACGACGCCGACTTCCGTATGCGCGCCATGATCATCAAGGAGCAGCGCTCGGAGCTGGTCAAGCACCACCTGTGGGTGCTGTGGACCGACTACTTCAAGCCGCCGCACTTCGAGCAGTTCCCGGAGCTGCACGTGCTGGTCAACGAGGCCACCAAGCTGGCCGGCGCCTCGGGCACCAAGGGCAGCTTCGACGTCGCGACGGCCGACGAGCTGCTGGGCAAGATCGACCGCATCGCGGAGATCTTCGCCGAGACCAAGAAGGGCTGA
- the tsaD gene encoding tRNA (adenosine(37)-N6)-threonylcarbamoyltransferase complex transferase subunit TsaD, with amino-acid sequence MSEPLVLGIETSCDETGVGLVRGQTLLFDAIASSVDQHARFGGVVPEVASRAHLEAMVPTIERACREAGVRLQDVDAVSVTAGPGLAGALLVGVASAKALALGLGVPLFGVNHLAAHVAVDVVEHGPLPEPTMGLLVSGGHSNLLLVPDVTHDIRSLGATIDDAAGEAFDKVARVLGLPFPGGPHIDRVAREGDQVAIDFPRGLTSGRDLQRHRFDYSFSGLKTAVARWVQAREDAGEPVPVADVAASFQEAVVDVLTRKAVLACSEHGVEDLLIGGGVAANSRLRSLAQERCDAAGIRLRVPRPGLCTDNGAMVAALGAQMLVRGRQASRLDLPADSSQPVEQVSS; translated from the coding sequence ATGTCTGAACCCCTGGTGCTGGGCATCGAGACCAGCTGCGACGAGACCGGTGTGGGGCTGGTCCGCGGCCAGACCCTGCTCTTCGACGCGATCGCGAGCAGCGTGGACCAGCACGCCCGGTTCGGCGGCGTCGTCCCCGAGGTCGCGAGCCGCGCCCACCTCGAGGCGATGGTCCCGACGATCGAGCGGGCCTGCCGCGAGGCCGGGGTCCGGCTGCAGGACGTCGACGCCGTCTCGGTGACCGCCGGGCCGGGGCTGGCGGGGGCACTCCTCGTCGGGGTCGCCTCGGCCAAGGCGCTGGCGCTCGGGCTGGGGGTGCCGCTCTTCGGCGTCAACCACCTGGCGGCCCATGTGGCCGTCGACGTGGTGGAGCACGGTCCGCTCCCGGAGCCGACGATGGGGCTGCTCGTGAGCGGTGGACACTCCAACCTGCTCCTCGTGCCCGACGTCACCCACGACATCCGCTCGCTCGGCGCGACGATCGACGACGCGGCGGGGGAGGCCTTCGACAAGGTCGCGCGGGTCCTCGGCCTCCCGTTCCCCGGCGGGCCGCACATCGACCGGGTGGCCCGTGAGGGCGACCAGGTGGCCATCGACTTCCCCCGCGGTCTCACCTCGGGCCGCGACCTGCAGCGGCACCGCTTCGACTACTCCTTCTCCGGCCTCAAGACCGCCGTGGCTCGGTGGGTCCAGGCCCGGGAGGACGCCGGAGAACCCGTGCCGGTCGCCGACGTCGCCGCCAGCTTCCAGGAGGCGGTGGTCGACGTGCTCACCCGCAAGGCGGTCCTCGCCTGCTCCGAGCACGGGGTCGAGGACCTGCTCATCGGGGGAGGGGTGGCCGCCAACAGCCGGCTGCGTTCCCTCGCCCAGGAGCGGTGCGACGCCGCCGGGATCCGGTTGCGGGTGCCCCGCCCGGGACTGTGCACCGACAACGGCGCGATGGTCGCCGCGCTCGGCGCCCAGATGCTCGTCCGGGGCCGCCAGGCCTCCCGGCTGGACCTGCCCGCGGACTCCTCCCAGCCGGTGGAGCAGGTGAGCAGCTGA
- a CDS encoding HD-GYP domain-containing protein produces the protein MWLLVAGLALAAVVTAWSSERWIAPDNPVKTESLIILLVLATLGVVIRERGLGPHWGVSIATVVLAATIPLGGAYGAALVGGLAYLADPGARTLRTRLFNVTMTAAVGAVGGTCYALLGGSFVQNVDFTPRELLLRVGVPLAVAYVVMALVNALCIGAMSFLVRGTRVLTVARSVLSSLGWGYLAHAVTAFLFVVLWGPVGLGPASAVFVLGPLLVAHWTIGRDALARREHQETVTTFVAALEQADPASVGHSARVADVADALGAQLGLSGEAAEELRYAALLHDIGMMVVRSEFPHDPDDEIAYLTALSAHPSAGLNVLAGLDFLEESLPAIAHHHERWDGRGYPAGLQGEQIPLAARIIAVADAFDALMAPQQGSRVDPLAVAEELGRRAGTHLDPTVVSALHAALARPGGLGAGQASRPAPCQDRGGLPDHDHPGVSDLFADWQPENVGQA, from the coding sequence GTCCTGGCGACGCTGGGCGTCGTCATCCGCGAGCGCGGGCTGGGCCCGCACTGGGGAGTCTCCATCGCGACGGTCGTGCTGGCGGCCACCATCCCGCTGGGGGGTGCCTACGGTGCCGCTCTGGTCGGAGGTCTGGCCTATCTCGCGGACCCCGGGGCGCGCACGCTGCGGACGAGGCTGTTCAACGTGACCATGACCGCGGCCGTCGGAGCGGTCGGCGGCACCTGCTACGCCCTGCTGGGCGGCAGCTTCGTCCAGAACGTCGACTTCACGCCGCGGGAGCTGCTGCTCCGGGTCGGCGTCCCGCTGGCCGTGGCCTACGTGGTCATGGCGCTGGTCAACGCGCTGTGCATCGGGGCGATGTCCTTCCTCGTCCGGGGCACGCGGGTCCTCACCGTGGCCCGGTCGGTCCTCAGCAGCCTGGGGTGGGGATACCTGGCGCACGCGGTGACGGCCTTCCTCTTCGTCGTGCTCTGGGGACCGGTCGGCCTCGGCCCGGCCTCCGCGGTCTTCGTGCTCGGACCGCTGCTCGTGGCGCACTGGACGATCGGCCGCGACGCCCTGGCGCGGCGGGAGCACCAGGAGACGGTCACGACCTTCGTCGCGGCGCTGGAGCAGGCCGACCCCGCGTCCGTGGGCCACAGCGCCCGGGTGGCGGACGTGGCGGACGCGCTCGGCGCGCAGCTCGGGCTCTCCGGCGAGGCCGCCGAGGAGCTGCGCTACGCCGCGCTGCTGCACGACATCGGGATGATGGTGGTCCGCTCCGAGTTCCCGCACGACCCGGACGACGAGATCGCCTACCTCACCGCGCTCAGCGCCCACCCCTCGGCCGGCCTCAACGTCCTGGCCGGGCTGGACTTCCTCGAGGAGTCCCTCCCGGCCATCGCGCACCACCACGAGCGCTGGGACGGCAGGGGATATCCCGCGGGCCTGCAGGGCGAGCAGATCCCCCTGGCGGCACGGATCATCGCCGTGGCGGACGCCTTCGACGCGCTGATGGCCCCCCAGCAGGGCTCGCGCGTCGACCCGCTCGCGGTGGCCGAGGAGCTGGGCCGACGCGCCGGGACCCACCTCGACCCGACCGTCGTGTCCGCGCTGCACGCCGCGCTCGCGCGTCCGGGCGGGCTGGGCGCAGGACAGGCGAGCCGACCGGCACCGTGCCAGGACCGTGGAGGCCTGCCCGACCACGACCACCCGGGAGTGAGCGACCTCTTCGCGGACTGGCAGCCGGAGAACGTGGGCCAGGCGTGA
- a CDS encoding class I SAM-dependent methyltransferase — translation MTADPAVALMDRLRDGPGAQLLSGLPPYEESGALALMSRLRAQGHDADLVSAALTQARLRARARPRLGALADELLLTQDGLEQATRPAVAARRARMVAGTGVEHVLDLGCGLGLDARALAEAGLAVTAVDSDPVVAAAARANLAPFDRARVVVADAADVTVGPGDAAFLDPARRTPGRADVAGRTRRVHRLADLSPPFGTVLDVAARARATVAKLSPVFPRAQIPADVCAEWVGLDGDVLECALWWGLDSTGRHAVVGHDAGPEVTWHELGELPHDEPLTRADELGPWLAEPDRTVLAAGLTGSVAALVRGREVSAGAGYVTAPAPVDLPFARWYAVREVLPLQARTVRAWLRERPHGAVTIKKRGVQVDPDAFRTELRLPRKARGGVEAVLVLTTVAGAPTVLMVDRHDP, via the coding sequence ATGACCGCCGACCCTGCCGTGGCCCTCATGGACCGCCTGCGCGACGGGCCCGGGGCGCAGCTGCTGTCCGGCCTCCCGCCCTACGAGGAGTCGGGGGCGCTCGCGCTGATGAGCCGGCTGCGCGCGCAGGGCCATGACGCCGACCTCGTGTCCGCCGCCCTCACCCAGGCGCGGCTGCGGGCGCGCGCGAGACCGCGGCTCGGTGCCCTCGCGGACGAGCTCCTGCTGACCCAGGACGGCCTCGAGCAGGCCACCCGGCCGGCGGTCGCCGCGCGACGGGCCCGGATGGTGGCGGGCACCGGGGTCGAGCACGTCCTGGACCTGGGCTGCGGGCTGGGGCTGGACGCGCGCGCCCTCGCGGAGGCCGGTCTCGCGGTGACCGCGGTCGACTCGGACCCGGTCGTCGCCGCCGCCGCGCGGGCCAACCTCGCGCCCTTCGACCGGGCCCGGGTCGTGGTCGCCGACGCCGCGGACGTCACGGTCGGGCCCGGCGACGCGGCCTTCCTCGACCCGGCCCGCCGCACCCCCGGCCGGGCGGACGTCGCGGGCCGGACGCGACGCGTCCACCGCCTCGCCGACCTCTCACCGCCGTTCGGGACCGTGCTCGACGTCGCGGCACGGGCGCGCGCCACGGTGGCCAAGCTCTCACCGGTCTTCCCCCGCGCGCAGATCCCCGCCGACGTCTGCGCCGAGTGGGTCGGTCTCGACGGCGACGTGCTCGAGTGCGCGCTGTGGTGGGGGCTCGACAGCACCGGACGCCACGCCGTCGTCGGGCACGACGCGGGGCCGGAGGTGACCTGGCACGAGCTCGGCGAGCTCCCGCACGACGAGCCGCTCACCCGGGCCGACGAGCTCGGACCCTGGCTCGCCGAGCCGGACCGGACCGTGCTGGCAGCCGGGCTGACCGGCTCGGTGGCCGCCCTGGTGCGGGGACGGGAGGTGTCAGCGGGGGCCGGCTACGTCACGGCGCCGGCGCCGGTCGACCTGCCCTTCGCCCGGTGGTATGCCGTCCGCGAGGTGCTCCCGCTGCAGGCCCGGACCGTGCGCGCGTGGTTGCGGGAGCGACCCCACGGGGCGGTGACGATCAAGAAGCGCGGGGTCCAGGTGGACCCGGACGCCTTCCGGACCGAGCTGCGCCTGCCGCGGAAGGCCCGCGGCGGCGTCGAGGCGGTCCTGGTCCTCACGACCGTGGCCGGTGCACCGACGGTCCTCATGGTGGACCGGCACGACCCCTGA
- a CDS encoding HD-GYP domain-containing protein, which translates to MPLTWPLALVGFVALVLSEAWRQASPVPVRESPLTQACAMALAMSTAWPVAGGLGDLRGLFGPLLLAAGAVLLVALWYRRVRAVPQGLLRLATSVVVAGLLVRVPGPNGTTLLERIEHPEGDTALFALTLLAAAVLAAAAPIVARGVQAALRRHAWPWATLLAELGRQAPVSLAAASTAVVMSLALTELGAASLVLFQVPLLVLQPAVARQRRIRQAQRQTVFALARLPEEAGFAAAGHGARVAALAVPIARDLGVEPSDLADVEAAALLHDIGQVGLDRPVPDGATVEVSGRDQRQIAATGSSILARTAELSRLSTLVADVGLAQHRAVERGDVSLTSRVVRVASAYDDLTGRATRLAGAAGPVHALERILRTTPHEYDPVVVAALIRQLERRGALSAAQAATLRD; encoded by the coding sequence GTGCCGCTGACGTGGCCCCTGGCGCTGGTCGGGTTCGTGGCCCTGGTCCTCAGCGAGGCGTGGCGCCAGGCCTCGCCGGTGCCCGTGCGCGAGAGCCCGCTGACCCAGGCCTGTGCCATGGCCCTGGCCATGTCCACGGCCTGGCCGGTGGCCGGTGGGCTGGGGGACCTCCGGGGTCTGTTCGGGCCCCTGCTGCTGGCCGCCGGCGCGGTCCTGCTCGTCGCCCTCTGGTACCGCCGGGTCCGGGCCGTCCCCCAGGGCCTGCTCCGACTGGCCACCTCGGTGGTGGTCGCCGGGCTGCTCGTGCGCGTCCCCGGACCGAACGGCACCACCCTGCTCGAGCGCATCGAGCACCCCGAGGGCGACACGGCACTCTTCGCCCTGACCCTGCTCGCGGCGGCGGTGCTGGCCGCTGCCGCGCCGATCGTCGCCCGGGGGGTGCAGGCGGCGCTGCGCCGGCACGCGTGGCCGTGGGCGACGCTGCTGGCCGAGCTGGGCCGGCAGGCCCCGGTGTCGCTCGCCGCGGCCTCGACCGCCGTGGTGATGTCGCTGGCGCTGACCGAGCTCGGCGCGGCGAGCCTGGTGCTCTTCCAGGTGCCGCTGCTCGTGCTGCAGCCGGCCGTGGCCCGCCAGCGCCGCATCCGGCAGGCCCAGCGGCAGACGGTCTTCGCCCTGGCCCGCCTCCCCGAGGAGGCCGGCTTCGCCGCGGCCGGGCACGGTGCCCGCGTGGCCGCGCTCGCGGTACCCATCGCCCGGGACCTCGGTGTCGAGCCGTCCGACCTCGCGGACGTCGAGGCGGCCGCCCTCCTGCACGACATCGGCCAGGTCGGCCTGGACCGCCCCGTCCCCGACGGCGCGACGGTCGAGGTCTCCGGTCGGGACCAGAGGCAGATCGCCGCCACCGGGTCCTCCATCCTCGCCCGCACCGCCGAGCTCTCCCGGCTCTCCACGCTCGTCGCCGACGTCGGGCTGGCGCAGCACCGGGCGGTCGAGCGGGGCGACGTCTCCCTCACCTCCCGCGTCGTCCGGGTGGCCTCCGCCTACGACGACCTCACCGGCCGCGCGACGCGGCTCGCGGGGGCCGCGGGTCCGGTGCACGCGCTGGAGCGCATCCTGCGCACGACGCCGCACGAGTACGACCCGGTCGTCGTGGCGGCCCTCATCCGCCAGCTGGAGCGTCGCGGGGCGCTGTCGGCCGCCCAGGCGGCGACCCTGCGGGACTGA
- a CDS encoding potassium channel family protein: MVVGLGRFGTAVCESLVRQGVDVLAIDTDERRVQKYADELTHTVVADATDGEAMRQLGVGSVDRAVVAIGSDIEASVLSVITLHEAGVDRIYAKAITRKHGKILASIGADHVIYPEYVMGQRVAHMVTDGVADYLEFDDEFAIARCSAPVETWDRSLADSGVRTRHTITVVGIKPPGAPFTYAVPETVVEEGDELVVSGRVGDVERFVALPRASRA, encoded by the coding sequence ATGGTCGTCGGTCTCGGACGGTTCGGCACCGCCGTCTGCGAGTCCCTGGTGCGCCAGGGGGTCGACGTGCTGGCGATCGACACCGACGAGCGCCGGGTGCAGAAGTATGCCGACGAGCTCACGCACACCGTCGTCGCCGACGCGACCGACGGGGAGGCGATGCGCCAGCTCGGCGTCGGCAGCGTGGACCGGGCCGTCGTCGCCATCGGTTCCGACATCGAGGCCAGCGTGCTCAGCGTCATCACCCTGCACGAGGCGGGCGTCGACCGGATCTACGCCAAGGCCATCACCCGCAAGCACGGCAAGATCCTGGCCAGCATCGGCGCCGACCACGTCATCTACCCCGAGTACGTCATGGGCCAGCGGGTGGCGCACATGGTGACCGACGGTGTGGCCGACTACCTGGAGTTCGACGACGAGTTCGCGATCGCCCGGTGCAGCGCCCCGGTGGAGACCTGGGACCGGAGCCTGGCCGACTCGGGGGTGCGGACGCGGCACACCATCACCGTCGTCGGGATCAAGCCGCCGGGCGCACCCTTCACGTATGCCGTCCCCGAGACGGTCGTCGAGGAGGGGGACGAGCTGGTGGTCTCCGGACGCGTGGGGGACGTGGAGCGCTTCGTGGCGCTCCCGCGCGCCTCCCGGGCCTGA
- the groES gene encoding co-chaperone GroES: MSVSIKPLEDRIVVKAVEAEQTTASGLVIPDTAKEKPQEGEVLAVGPGRVDDNGNRVPMDVAVGDRVIYSKYGGTEVKYSGEEFLILSARDVLAVVG, encoded by the coding sequence GTGTCGGTTTCCATCAAGCCGCTCGAGGACCGCATCGTCGTCAAGGCCGTCGAGGCCGAGCAGACGACGGCCTCTGGTCTCGTCATCCCGGACACCGCCAAGGAGAAGCCCCAGGAGGGCGAAGTCCTGGCGGTCGGCCCCGGCCGCGTCGACGACAACGGCAACCGCGTCCCCATGGACGTCGCCGTCGGCGACCGCGTCATCTACAGCAAGTACGGCGGCACCGAGGTGAAGTACTCCGGCGAGGAGTTCCTCATCCTGTCGGCCCGCGACGTGCTCGCGGTCGTCGGCTGA
- the tsaB gene encoding tRNA (adenosine(37)-N6)-threonylcarbamoyltransferase complex dimerization subunit type 1 TsaB produces the protein MLLAIDTATGTVGAAVHDGERVLAEVVHEDARRHGELLAPAIRGALDQAGVPVSALSAVVCGVGPGPFTGLRVGVVTALTLAHSRGLLPPQGICSLDAVAHQGVSVHEGELLVATDARRREVYWARYEVGAHTARRLDGPGVARAADLPEPVRTLPVAGRGAALYPEALTGPPLPGVTDARPGALAELAVRLRRGDHPDASTALLPPEPLYLRRPDAVEPSR, from the coding sequence GTGCTGCTCGCGATCGACACCGCCACCGGGACCGTCGGTGCCGCCGTGCACGACGGTGAGCGGGTGCTGGCGGAGGTCGTCCACGAGGACGCGAGGCGGCACGGCGAGCTGCTCGCACCGGCGATCCGGGGTGCGCTGGACCAGGCGGGCGTCCCGGTCTCGGCGCTGAGCGCAGTGGTGTGCGGGGTCGGACCGGGGCCGTTCACCGGCCTGCGCGTCGGGGTCGTCACGGCCCTGACCCTCGCCCACAGCCGGGGGCTCCTACCGCCCCAGGGGATCTGCTCGCTGGACGCGGTGGCCCACCAGGGCGTGAGCGTCCACGAGGGGGAGCTGCTCGTCGCCACGGACGCACGACGCCGGGAGGTGTACTGGGCACGCTACGAGGTCGGGGCGCACACCGCGCGTCGCCTGGACGGACCCGGGGTGGCGCGGGCCGCCGACCTGCCCGAGCCGGTGCGCACCCTGCCCGTCGCCGGGCGGGGTGCGGCGCTCTACCCGGAGGCCCTCACCGGTCCACCGCTCCCCGGGGTCACCGACGCCCGCCCGGGGGCCCTGGCCGAGCTGGCCGTGCGGCTGCGTCGCGGCGACCACCCGGACGCCTCGACGGCGCTGCTGCCGCCCGAGCCGCTCTACCTGCGCCGCCCCGACGCGGTCGAGCCGAGCCGGTGA
- a CDS encoding TrkH family potassium uptake protein, producing the protein MRVFWAHPARSVTLGFLGLVVVGTTLLLLPVSRAAAAPADALVAAFTTVSATCVTGLITVDTGTYWTPFGQVVILALIQIGGFGVMTLATLLAMAVRGKLGLRSSLAAQADSHSQRLGEVRAAIFSTLRILVVLEIVVALVLAARFHWGYGYAPGRALWHGVFHAISAVNNAGFALYPDSATGFVGDIFVIGPICFALVVGGLGFPVLRELLRRVPRERWSVHTRLTLWGTAVLIVLGTGLFWWFETRGGGTLTGLDPWGQFVGALGGGLFPRTAGFNSIDYGMASDETLAVTIVLMFIGGGSAGTAGGVKITTFLILAFVIWSEVRGEPDVVIGRRRISSATQRQALSVALLAVGLVVVSAIYLMSRTEGMRPTDLLFETVSAFATVGLSTGLTASLPWDAQLLLMLLMFLGRVGPITVAAALALNTRHRHYRLPEERPVVG; encoded by the coding sequence GTGCGTGTCTTCTGGGCCCATCCGGCCCGCTCGGTCACCCTGGGCTTCCTCGGGCTCGTCGTGGTCGGCACCACCCTCCTCCTGCTGCCGGTCTCGCGCGCGGCCGCCGCGCCCGCGGACGCGCTGGTCGCCGCCTTCACCACGGTGTCCGCCACCTGCGTGACCGGGCTCATCACCGTGGACACCGGGACCTACTGGACCCCCTTCGGCCAGGTCGTCATCCTCGCCCTCATCCAGATCGGCGGGTTCGGCGTCATGACCCTGGCGACGCTCCTGGCGATGGCGGTGCGCGGCAAGCTGGGCCTGCGCTCCAGCCTCGCGGCGCAGGCCGACTCGCACTCGCAGCGGCTGGGCGAGGTCCGCGCGGCCATCTTCTCCACGCTGCGCATCCTCGTGGTGCTGGAGATCGTCGTCGCGCTGGTGCTCGCGGCGCGCTTCCACTGGGGCTACGGGTATGCCCCCGGCCGCGCCCTCTGGCACGGCGTCTTCCACGCGATCTCGGCGGTCAACAACGCCGGCTTCGCCCTGTACCCGGACAGCGCGACGGGCTTCGTCGGCGACATCTTCGTCATCGGACCGATCTGCTTCGCCCTGGTCGTCGGGGGACTGGGCTTCCCGGTGCTGCGCGAGCTGCTCCGGCGGGTGCCGCGCGAGCGGTGGAGCGTGCATACCCGGCTCACGCTGTGGGGCACCGCGGTGCTCATCGTCCTCGGCACCGGCCTCTTCTGGTGGTTCGAGACCCGGGGCGGCGGCACGCTGACCGGGCTGGACCCGTGGGGCCAGTTCGTGGGGGCGCTGGGCGGGGGGCTCTTCCCCCGCACCGCCGGCTTCAACAGCATCGACTACGGCATGGCGAGCGACGAGACGCTGGCGGTGACGATCGTGCTGATGTTCATCGGCGGCGGCTCGGCGGGCACGGCCGGCGGGGTGAAGATCACCACCTTCCTCATCCTGGCCTTCGTCATCTGGTCCGAGGTCCGGGGCGAGCCGGACGTCGTCATCGGGCGTCGCCGGATCTCCAGCGCGACCCAGCGCCAGGCCCTGTCCGTGGCGCTGCTCGCCGTGGGCCTGGTCGTCGTCTCCGCGATCTACCTCATGAGCCGCACCGAGGGGATGCGACCCACCGACCTGCTCTTCGAGACGGTCTCCGCCTTCGCCACGGTCGGGCTCTCGACCGGCCTCACGGCCTCGCTCCCGTGGGACGCCCAGCTGCTGCTCATGCTCCTCATGTTCCTCGGTCGCGTCGGCCCCATCACGGTGGCCGCGGCGCTGGCCCTCAACACCCGTCACCGGCACTACCGACTCCCGGAGGAGAGACCCGTTGTTGGCTAG
- the rimI gene encoding ribosomal protein S18-alanine N-acetyltransferase, with protein sequence MSPAAPRPATWRDIPLMAGLERAAFPDDPWTEASLWGELAQRPRRSYVVMREPGSEELLGYAGLDLAGDVADVMTLAVDPHARGRGIGGLLLEDLHRRALAGGAASMMLEVRSGNEPARGLYAARGYSLVRSRPRYYPSGEDALVLRKELSADV encoded by the coding sequence GTGAGCCCCGCCGCGCCGCGTCCCGCCACCTGGCGGGACATCCCCTTGATGGCCGGCCTGGAACGGGCGGCCTTCCCGGACGACCCGTGGACCGAGGCGAGCCTGTGGGGCGAGCTCGCGCAACGCCCCCGGCGCTCCTACGTGGTGATGCGCGAGCCCGGGTCCGAGGAGCTGCTGGGGTATGCCGGGCTGGACCTCGCGGGGGACGTCGCCGACGTCATGACGCTCGCCGTGGACCCGCATGCGCGGGGCCGGGGGATCGGGGGCCTGCTGCTGGAGGACCTGCACCGCCGGGCCCTGGCCGGCGGCGCCGCGAGCATGATGCTCGAGGTCCGCAGCGGCAACGAGCCGGCCCGCGGGCTCTACGCGGCCCGCGGCTACTCCCTGGTGCGATCGCGCCCCCGCTACTACCCGTCCGGCGAGGACGCCCTCGTCCTGCGCAAGGAGCTGTCCGCCGATGTCTGA
- a CDS encoding phospholipase D-like domain-containing protein encodes MPRVFSRKVSRLLRRGRRLALGTAAAGLAGQLTLAAGVVAADALRKRRDHVERDAPERDPVSATVRGARVTTYTYGQYLYDDMIAAIDEAEDFVYLASYIWKGDDVGRAFKDAVVRAADRGVLVCLVFDGFANLVVPREFLDFPDGVHMLRFPVLRTALPIIDIRASGRDHRKILVVDGRVGFVGGYNIGSLYATSWRDTHVRVEGDSVWELTNAFTDFWNRHKGKRRPQLPDSGTMEWNANIRAARNEPSRVVYPVRALYLEAIDRAVHRIWITQGYFIPDREILHGLLTAASRGVDVRVVMPQASNHVLADIVAQSYYATLLEGGVRLHLYHDVMVHAKTMTVDGQWATIGTANIDRLSMQGNYEINLEIVDEQQAAHMENIFRADLEQCHELTLEEWERRGRGTRLVERVLQPLQVML; translated from the coding sequence ATGCCCCGCGTCTTCAGCCGCAAGGTCAGCCGACTGCTCCGCCGTGGCCGTCGGCTGGCCCTGGGGACGGCCGCGGCGGGGCTCGCCGGGCAGCTGACCCTGGCCGCGGGCGTGGTCGCCGCCGACGCGCTGCGCAAGCGCCGCGACCACGTCGAGCGCGACGCCCCGGAGCGCGACCCCGTGTCCGCGACCGTGCGCGGGGCCAGGGTCACCACCTACACCTACGGCCAGTACCTCTACGACGACATGATCGCCGCCATCGACGAGGCGGAGGACTTCGTCTACCTCGCCTCCTACATCTGGAAGGGCGACGACGTCGGCCGGGCGTTCAAGGACGCCGTGGTGCGGGCCGCGGACCGGGGCGTCCTGGTCTGCCTCGTCTTCGACGGCTTCGCCAACCTCGTCGTGCCGCGCGAGTTCCTCGACTTCCCGGACGGCGTGCACATGCTGCGCTTCCCCGTCCTGCGCACCGCGCTGCCGATCATCGACATCCGGGCCTCTGGCCGGGACCACCGCAAGATCCTCGTGGTCGACGGCCGGGTCGGCTTCGTCGGGGGTTACAACATCGGCTCGCTGTATGCCACCAGCTGGCGGGACACGCACGTCCGGGTCGAGGGGGACAGCGTCTGGGAGCTGACCAACGCCTTCACCGACTTCTGGAACCGGCACAAGGGCAAGCGGCGCCCGCAGCTCCCGGACAGCGGGACGATGGAGTGGAACGCCAACATCCGGGCCGCCCGCAACGAGCCGAGCCGCGTGGTCTACCCGGTGCGCGCGCTCTACCTCGAGGCGATCGACCGCGCCGTCCACCGGATCTGGATCACGCAGGGCTACTTCATCCCGGACCGGGAGATCCTGCACGGGCTGCTCACCGCAGCCTCGCGCGGCGTGGACGTGCGGGTGGTGATGCCGCAGGCCTCCAACCACGTGCTCGCCGACATCGTGGCGCAGTCCTACTACGCGACGCTGCTCGAGGGCGGGGTGCGGCTGCACCTCTACCACGACGTCATGGTGCACGCGAAGACCATGACGGTGGACGGCCAGTGGGCCACGATCGGCACGGCCAACATCGACCGGCTGTCGATGCAGGGCAACTACGAGATCAACCTCGAGATCGTGGACGAGCAGCAGGCCGCCCACATGGAGAACATCTTCCGCGCCGACCTCGAGCAATGCCACGAGCTCACGCTGGAGGAGTGGGAGCGACGCGGCCGGGGGACCCGGCTGGTGGAGCGCGTCCTGCAGCCGCTGCAGGTGATGCTCTGA